The genomic segment TCCTTCACCGCTGCCTTAAGCAGCTCCACGTTCACCGGGTCAAGCCCGCTAAAGGCTTCATCCAAAATAACGATTTTCGGCTTATGAATGACCGAAGCAATGAACTGGATTTTTTGCTGGTTGCCCTTCGACAGCTCCTCCAGCTTCTTGTTGTAATATTCCGGCACGCCGAATTTTTCCAGCCAATACTTCAAGCTTTGATCGGCATCCCGCTTCGACATCCCCCGCAGCTTCGCCAAATACAGCAGTTGGTCGCTTACGCGAACACGCGGATACATCCCCCGCTCCTCCGGCAAATAACCGAGCATTTGCAGCTGATTATGGCTGTAAGGCTTGCCGTTGTATAAAATTTGGCCCCCATCAGGAAAAATAAGTCCCAGCACCATTCGCATCGTCGTCGTTTTGCCCGCTCCGTTCGCACCTAGCAGGCCGTAAATTTCACCTTCTCCTACTTCAAGGCTAATGCCATTTACCGCTGTTTTATCGCCATACTGCTTATAGATTTGTTCAATTTTTAGTGGCTTCATTGTAGTCTCCTCCTTGATATCAAGCTCTAATATGCTGTCTGTCCTGTTCAATCAATACCGCCAAAATATCATCCAGATCAAGCGCCTTCCGTCCCATAATCGCGATATGTTCCCGCTCGCACCAGCGCTCGGTTTCCATTGCCTGCCGGGTAACGATTCGCAGATTGCCGCCCCCTGCATCTTCCACCATACATTTTCCGGGGATGCTCTTCACATCCTTGCCTACAAGCTCGCTGCCACTCACATAAAACATATGCCAGCTGCTGAGCAGCTCATCCTTCTCATACATGCCTAGTATTCGGCCCTGTGCCATAAAGACAATATAATCTGCAAGCCGTTTCACTTCATCCACAATGTGGGATGCCATGAGAATCGTTCGCTGGCCATCATTCATATAGTTGTGCAAAAAGCTCATCATGCTGCGCCAGGCTAGCGGATCGAAGCCCGAGGAAGGCTCGTCGAGCAGCAGCAGCTCGGGATGATGGGCGAGCACAAGCGCGAATTCATACTTGCGCCGCGTCCCTTTGGACATTTTGCCGAGCTTAATGCTATCATCGACCTCGAACATCCGCAAAATTTCACGATAAAGGTTTATATCCCAATTCGGGTACCATTTTCGCACAAAATCCGTCTTGTCCGAAGCTCTCAGCTTATTCTCATGGCTGCCGAACAGCTCTGGCACATAACCGATTTTATTTTTCCATCCGGTATCCTTCTGGTCTGCGATTGAATGGCCGAGCAAGCTCAGCTCGCCTTTATCCGGCTTAATTAGATTCAACAGCATCCGAAAGGTCGAGCTTTTGCCTGAACCATTCGGGCCGACAATTGCAGTAACGCAGCCCTTCGGTACTTCCAATGAAAGAGGGCCAAGCTGAAACCGTTCACGCCGCAGCTCTACTTCCTGTATACGAATCGCAATATCGTTGCTCATGACGCCGCCTCCCCCTAAACGTTATCTTTAAAACGCTTCTCCAGCTGTTCGCGAAAAATCTGTTCCAGCTCCTCGCGTGAGCATTTAACCCGCTGTCCTGCTGTGATTGCAATCTCGAATGCTTCCACGACTGCCACCAAGCGGTAACGATCTCGATCATCCTGCTCAACGGCCGCAACGTAGGTTCCCGTCCCCTGCCTCGTTCGCAGCAGCCCTTCCGACTCCAGATCCTGATAAACCCGGCGCACCGTAATGACGCTGCATTTCAGCGACTGCGCCAGCTCCCTAATGGAGGGGAGCAGCATCCCTTCGGCTAATTGCCCGCTGACAATTAATGCTCTCAGCTGTACTTCTATTTGATAATAAAGCGGCTCGGCGCTTTGCTCATTTATTTGAATCGGCAGCCACACGGCTTCACCTTCTTTACTTCTTTACTTTTTTACTCCATTGCTTATTTAGAAGCTCCGTGTTTCCAACCGATGCTTAAGACACACATAGCTGATGGCTATTCCGGTCATACTGACAAGCAGCCCAACTAACAAATACCACCACTCCCCATTTTCAAATCCTGTCAGCACACTGTTGACGATAGAAAAGCCATTAAAGCTGAGCAGAGTGCTGATAAGCATATACATGATGCAATACAACACGCAAACGATCATGTACGTCTTTCCTGTGAAGCCATATTCCCAGATGGCATACGTAGCAGCCATGCCAAGCGAATATAAAAACCAGAATAGTCCATATAAAAGATAAGCGCCTGGAGAAATGGCCTCTCTTAAGCCATCCACCAAAAAATATTGAATCAGGAAGAAAATAATTTGCAGCGGGAACAGCATAACCGCTATTTGCAGCATTCTGCCCCATATGATCTGCGGCACCGTAATAGGCATCGTACGCCATTCTGCAAGCTTTTCACTATAGGTATCATTGCGCCAGCAGCTCATACTAGAGCGGCTTAGCACAAAGCCGAGACAAGGCAGCGTCGTGAGAAAAACAAAATCGATCGCCCAATATTCCCCTGCCGAAACATCCATTTCATTAAATCGGTACAAAAATCCCAGCACAATTGCCATATATAAAGCTAGTAAAAGCGAACCTAGAAAACCCCAGCGCGTCTTCCGCAATTCGTAGATTAAAATATGCCATGCCCCTTGCCACATGCTCACAAGTTTTCCTCCTGTCACTCTATATACTGTATATATCTTTATACACAGTATAATCACACCTCATTTGGTTGTCAATACGTCCCAGCCTTTTTTCGAAAAAGGGCACTGCCTAGCCATGTTTGTTCAGCGGCAAATCAAAAAAAGCCTTGGACACGAGCTTAGAGGCTCAGACCAAGGCTTTATATCTTATATAGGATGTGCTGCTGTTTTAGAAGCGCGCTGCTGCTGCTTTGGCTTCTTCAATCGCATAGGCAACAATCGCTTCTGCTTCATTCGGCTTTTGGTTATGGCCTTCTGCAACAACGATTTCGAAATTCGTCACGCCGAAAAATTGCATAATATTGCGGATATAATTCAAGGACATTTCAGCTGCCGCTGCTGGACCTTCGGAGTACACCCCGCCTCTTGCATTCAGCAGAGCAACTTTTTTATCAGGAATCAGTCCAACCGGACCTTGCTCGGTATATTTGAACGTTTTGCCTGCTTCGTAAATGTAGTCAATATACGTATGCAGCACAGCTGGAATCGTCAGGTTCCATAGTGGAAAACCGAAAACGACCTTGTCCGCAGCAAGAAATTGATCAATATATTTGCTGGAAACATTAACTGCCGCCTGCTCCTCAGGTGTCAGCTCATAACCGCGCGCCGCTTTAAATTTACCGTTAATCATATCGGCATTCAAATACGGAAGCTCTTCTTGGAACAAATCCAGTTCCGTAACGTTATCATTTGGATGTGTCTCTTTGTAAGTATCCAGGAAAGCTTGGTAGAGCTTCACGCTCACTGCTTGGTCCAAACCACGATCATTTGCTTTTACAAAAAGTACAGTACTCATAATAATTATTCCCTCCGTAAAAAAGCGCTAAATGCAGGCAGCTTCTCAATTGTGTATTTGTAATAAGCTTTATTTTACAAGCCTTGTTCTTACAAATCATCGGCCAATAGCATGAAAGTCGCCCGTATTGAGTCTCAGAGGGCTTAGGTCTAGTCTTACGACTCTGGGCCCAAATAATGAATGCCGCGCAGCGCGGCTTGTGTTCGATCGGTTACATCCAGCTTGCTAAGAATGCTGCTGACATGGGTTTTGACTGTTTTTTCGGCAACGACTAATGCCCGGGCAATTTCTTTATTGCTTTTCCCTTTCATCAGCTGCCTAAGCACCTCTATTTCACGAGGCGTTAGCGATGTAAAGGCTAATTGATCTGACTTAACGCGCGTTGAATCAGGTTCCGACTGTAATGGGAGCGGTGGATGCAATAAACGATCCTCTGTTCTTTCAAACCGTCCAGCTGGTGTCCCACCCCCGATGAGCACGCCGGAAATATCAGGATGCAGCTGAATATTGCCTTTATAAGCGCTGCGTATCGCCTCCGCCAGCTGATCCGGTGCGACATCCTTCAGCATATACCCAATCGCCCCCGTCTGAAGAGCAGGAACAATATGGCCGCGGTCGGAGAAGCTGGTCAGCACCAGCACTTTAATCGCCGGGTGCTGCTCGGCAATGATTCGGCTTGCCTCTATGCCATCCATGACAGGCATTTGCAAGTCCATCAAGATCATATCCGGCTGGAGCTCGGCCGCTTTCTCCACTGCTTCCTTCCCGTTGGCTGCCTCGCCGACAATTTCAAAATCCGGCTGCAAATTCAGAAAGAAGGCAATGCCCTTCAAAACAATTTGATGATCGTCAACGAGTAAAAGCTTAATTTTCATCATTCACCCTCCCTCCTCTGCAGCGAGCGGTATGCTCGCCCGAATGACGGTTCGCTGCCCCATCTCGCTATGAATGATAAACTCACCTCCAAGCGCCTCTGCTCTTTCGCGCATAGACAGCATCCCCATCGTCTGTCCCTGCAGTTGTTTTGGGGTAAAGCCCCGGCCATGATCCTCGATTTCCAGCGTTACTTCACGCTCTGATTTCACAAGCCGAATATAGGCAGCTTCTGCACCTGAATGCTTCCGAATGTTGTTAAGCCCTTCTTGGCCAATCCGCCATAACCCTTCTTCAAGCGCACGGGGCAGCTCCTTCAACCCTTCCGCCTCTGCATGTACGACAAGGTCCATTCTTTCGCCATACTGCTTAAGCGCAGGCAGCAGGCCATTCTCAAGACCAGCGGGATGCAGCTGCCAAATAAGCGTCCGCATCTCCCTGAGTGTTTCCTGCGACAAGCTGGCCATTTCCTGAAGCGAGCGTTCCACGATCGGCTCTTTCCCGCCGAGAATCTTTTCTGCCCCTTTGGCGATAAAAGACAGCGAAAATATTTTTTGCATCACCGAATCATGCAAATCCCGTGCCATTCGGATTCGTTCCTCCATACGGGCTAGCTCCCGGCGCTGCTCATTTACTCTCAAATTATCTATGCTGAGCGTCAAATGCTCACCGAGGGCATACATAAATTCTTCATGATAATGATCGAATTGCCCACTATCGTTACTGCTAATGAACAAAACACCGAAGGGGCAGCTGCCCCTTCGCAGCGGAATCGCTGCGGCCGATGTGAATGCCTTTAGACCTTTCGCTGTTAGCGGGACGACCGCTTCCTCCTTGCTGTCTGCAACAACGATGAGACGATTATGGTGAAAAGCGTCGGCCACAACTCCCCCGTTTCCACAATTGAGCTGCTGCCAGCCTTCCCTCGTCTGCTCCCCGTCATAATAGGCACGCAGCGAGAGATTATCCTGCTCATAGACGAATAAAGCAATTTGCGGCCAGTCGAAAGCAGCGCTAATATGTTCAACCGCTTTCAAGGGCAGCTGGCTAATGTCCTGCACCGCATGGATACGCGTAATGACATCGCCAAGCTTCGCATAGAGCAGCGCATTTCGCTCCTGTGCCTGATATAGGCGAATACGCTTAATCGCTGTGCCTATCTGGTAGGCAACCGCCTGCAGCAGGGCAAGCTCCTCATTTGAAAAAAATTCTTTGCCCGCCTGCGCAGCATTCAGCAATCCAAAGCTCTCCGCGCCTGCCTTCAGCGGCACCGTCGCATGATGCGTCAAGCCGCCTCTATCGCCAGCATTGTATTCCGCTGCATATACAATTCGTGAGCATTCAATAATGTTGACCGCACGATTCAGCTTGTTTTGGCGGTAGCTTTCGGTGCACCAGCAGCCTTCTCCGCACATCGCTGCATTATCGTTGGCTGCAAGGGTTGAGGGGAGATTTTGCGCGGCCGCACATATGCTGTCTGAATGCTCATCAAGCAAGAAGATCCAGCCCGTCGTAAAGCTGGTCACCTCAAGAAGCTTCACCAGCACCGCATTTAGCATAACCTTCATATCATTCATCGAATTGAGCATCTCCGCAATTTCCTTGAGCGCCGCCAGCTCATCTGCGCGAATCTCTCTGGACAAGGCAAATCCCCCTTAATACAGCAAAGCCGCGAATCAGCTTCGCGGCTTCCTTGTCATATGAACTTTATAGACCAAATATAGCATCAATCATCGGCTTCGTATGGCCGCCTGGATATAATAAATACAGCAGGACATAAACGATAACGCCCGTAATCGCTGTGAAAAACCAGATAATCGACGTCACGCGGCCCCATTTGCGATGCTTGGCATATTTGCTCTTGAAGCCTAGCACGAGTGTCGTAATGCCGAATACCGCTGCTACCGTCGCAAGCGTAATATGGAAAATCAGAAAGACAACATAATAGAGATGCATGCTGTCAGGTCCGCCCCATGTCGTATTGCCGACAACTATTGTTCGTGAGGAGTAAATAATAAAGAAGATGATGGCTGCAATTGCAGCTGCGATCATCACTTTCTTATGCGCCTCAACTTTACGCTTAATAATCAGTGCCCAACCAATCGCAACCAGAATCGCGCTAATAACGATAAATGATGTGCTTATTGTAGGGAGAATAAAATACCAATCCAATGTCGATCCCACCTATATCGGTAAAGTAGTAAATCCTCATGTCTATTACGCCGTACCTGTATTGGTATTCGGCAAATCGTCTTCTTTACGCTCACGCTTGTACCATTGCTTGAATATATACGCCAGTATAATCCCGTACATCAACTCTTGCAATAGCTTCATGACAATGCCGCCTAGCTGCTGGTCCTCTACCACTTCCATTAAATTGAAAAATTGAGGACCGTCAAACATCGTAAGCAGCCTCGATGGATCACCTGATACACAGTAGCCCATCGCCAGCACCCATACGTTGGGATCATTGTAAATCGCATATAAGGGAGTGCTTGCAAATATAATTAAGGCGCACGCGGGAGTCAGCAAAATGCCATTCGCGAAAACATACGCCATCTTCTTCAAATCCGTCAGGCGATTCCATTCCGGCACAGGACATGCAATCTGCCACCACATCATGATCGCAGCAATTAGCATAACAAAATAATAGATACGGTGAATCGTATAGTGGGTCATGACAAAGTCATGTATGACTGGTACATGGTAAAAAGAAAATAAGAGATTAAACAGCAGCAGCGATAAAATAGGATTCATTAGAAAGTTGAGTGAACGCCATTTTTTCGAAGCAAACAGCTTGCGCCACATAAATGCGGGTATCGATAATATAAGCATCGGCGGCACAATGAGATAAGAAATCGACATATTGAACATATGGAAGGTAAACATTAAATGTCCCAGGAAATTAAGCGGCCCGCCATTGCACAAATAATAGAGAATAGCCGAAACAACAAACATAAACCGCTGCTTGCCTGTTGCAGACGCCTCAAGCGGTGCGTGCTTCTCCCGCCATGGTCCGTTCAAATAAAAATACAAAATGATTACAGCAATTGTACCGAACATATACCATGGGGTCCACAACTCTTCAAAACTGAAATATTCCAGGCCAAGCATGGCTGCAACCTCCCTTTATTTTCTGCAAAAGAGGAGGGAACCCGCCCGGGACCCCTCCTCTGTGCAATTGCAAATCCGTTTTACCACCAAACCCAATATTCAGCCATAATGAAGGCTGTAAAAGCAATAAATACACCCATAAGAATGCCGACCGTAGCAAAAACGTGACCGCGGTCTTTCATATGCATCCAGAATGCCATTTGTACGAACACTTGGAGCAAAGCGCAACCCATAATAATGATGTAGATGAAGCTTTTATTGATTTCGCCAGCCGCTACCGCAGCAAATGCTACGAGTGTCAGCAATATGGAGAAAATGAACGCAATAATGTGCTTCTTTGGTCCCTCTGAGTTGTGGCGAACTGGACGCTGCTGTTCTTCAGCTGTCGAGTGATTGCTTGCCATTTGGCTAGACCACCTTTCCCATCAAATAAACGACGGTGAAGATAAATACCCAAACTACGTCGATAAAGTGCCAGTACATTCCTGCAACATACACTTTAGGAGCTGTAACAACTGTAAGGCCTTTTTTCATCAACTGTCCGATAATGCTGGAAATCCAGAAAATACCGAACGCAACGTGGGCGCCGTGGAATCCGACTAACGTATAGAAGGAAGAACTGAACGCACTTGTCGTAAAGCCATGTCCTTCATGCACATAGTGGTAAAACTCATAAATTTCGAGTCCCAGGAATCCAAGTCCAAGCACAACGGTTACGATCAACCAGTTGATTAAAGCTTTTACATTATGATTATGCAGCGCTTGGATAGCAAATACGCTAGTCAAGCTTGATGTAAGCAAAATTGCAGTTGCAGCTGCAACGAGCGAAAGCTTGAACAGCTCGTTCGGCTGTGGTCCGTCAAGCACTTGGTGGCGAAGGGCAAGGAACGCCGAGAACAGCGTTCCGAACAAAACCGTTTCACCGCCAAGAAATAGCCAGAAACCTAATACTTTATTGCGGCCCTCAAGAGTGGCTTTCTCGGGCTCATGAGGAAGATGCCCCTCTGCATGTGAATGTGTACTCATGCCTTAACCCCCTTGTCTTCCAACTCTTCCGGCTCAATGTGGAAACCATGATCATCATATACCGAGCGAAGGAACATGCTTCCGAACGTAATCAACAGGCCCAGACCGGCAACATAGAAACCAATATGTTCTGTAATAAACGTCCAATCCCTCGAATACATCAGGCCAAAGCCTGTAATGAACAAGCCAAGCGACATTGTGAACGGCAGAATAGAAGGAGATGGCATATGGATTGAGCCAATTGGCTCAGCAGGCGTCATGCCTTTGTGTCCATCCATTTTCTCTTTCCAATAAGCATCGTAGCCGCGAACAAGCGGAGTTTGCTTAAAGTTATATTCTGGAGGCGGCGATGGAATGGTCCATTCCAGCGTACGGCCATCCTCCCAAGGATCATCTGCTGCATTTTGTGGTTTTGCATTAGTGATAACTACGTTCAGGAAGAACATAATTGTACCAATACCCATCATGATTGCACCAATTGTACTGATCAAGTTCATTTCATTAAATCCAAGGCCGTCGAGGTACGTCCAAATACGACGAGGCATACCAAGCAAACCGAGGAAATGCTGAATAAAGAATGTCAAATGGAAACCGATGTAGAACATCCAGAACGTCCATTTTCCAAGCGTTTCATTCAACACGCGACCGAACATTTTAGGCCACCAGTAGTGAAGACCGGAGAAAATACCTAAAATCAGACCGCCGACGATAACGTAGTGGAAATGCGCAACTACGAAATACGTATCGTGATACTGGAAATCCGCTGGCGCAGCTGCAAGCATAACGCCTGTAACGCCGCCCATTACGAAGGTCGGAATAAAACCAACGGCATACAAGTTAGCGCTCGTAAACTTGATCGAGCCGCCCCACATTGTAAAGATCCAGTTGAAGATTTTAATACCTGTTGGCACTGCAATCAGCATCGTTGCTATTGAGAACAATGCGTTAGCTACAGGCCCCAGACCCGTCGTAAACATGTGATGCGCCCATACCATGAAGCCCAAAAAGCCGATCAGAATTGTCGCGAATACCATCGAGCTGTAACCGAAAAGGCGTTTACGCGAGAATGTACTGATTACCTCGGAAATAACACCAAAGGCAGGCAGGATGAGAATATACACTTCAGGGTGTCCGAAAATCCAGAAAATATGCTCCCATAGTACAGCGTTACCGCCATTGTTAGGGTCGAAGAAGTTGGCATCGAATACCCTGTCGAACATCAGTGCAGCCAAACCTACAGCAAGTGCAGGGAAAGCGAACAAGATAAGCGCCGACGTAATGAACGAAGCCCATGTAAACATCGGCATCCGCATGAAGGTCATGCCAGGTGCGCGCATATTAATGATCGTTACCAGGAAGTTAATCCCCCCAATAAGCGTACCAATACCCGCTATCTGGAGACCTAGGACATAATAATCCATCCCATGGCCAGTACTGAACGCCGGCCCCGAAAGTGGTGCGTAAGCCGTCCAGCCGGCAGCTGGCGCGCCTGTGCTTGTAAACCAGCTGACATTCAATAATACGGCTCCGAAGAAAAACGTCCAGAAGCCAAGTGCATTTACAAAAGGAAAAGCAACGTCGCGTGCGCCGATTTGCAGCGGCACGACCGCGTTCATTAAAGCAAATAGCATCGGCATCGCAGCCAAGAAGATCATTGTCGTACCGTGCATAGTAATCAGCTCATTGTATGTATCCGCACTAACGAAATCATTTAGCGGCTTCCAAAGCTGAATCCGAATAAGAAGTGCTTCCAAACCACCGACCAGAAAGAAAAAACCGCCGGCGATCAAATATAAAATACCGATTTTTTTGTGGTCAACCGTTGTTAACCAGTCCATCAGACCAGAGTAACGCTTAACCGCGTGTCCTTGAGCCAAGTTGGTACCTCCTTTTCATCACCGATGATCTATTTTTCGTAGTCCAATGTTAATTCCGATAAGTATTTCGCAATACCATCAAGCTCTTGCTGCGTCAGATCGATCTTGCCCATCAGATTGCCTGGTTTGACATCATCAGGATTTTCGATCCAACGATGAAGATTGTCATAAGTGGAACCTTCATTGGAGTACTTAGGATCATCTGTATTAATCAGGATACCACCAACGGAATCACGGCTTCCAATACCTGTAAGGTTCGGGTACAATGGTCCGCCTTTGTCGCCAACAGCGTGGCAAACGAGACATTTGCTTTCGAAAGCAGCGGCAATGGCCGGATCGCTTGGCATTGCTACTGGCTCTTGAAGCGCTGCTGCCCAACGGTCGAACGAGGCATCATCAACCGATTTCACCTTAAAGTCCATCAAGCCGTGGGAAGGTCCGCAAAGCTCGGCGCATTTGCCCAAGTAAACGCCTTCTTTTGGTGCCGAGAAGAACATTTTATTTGTTGAACCACCAGGATTAGTATCGATTTTACCTGCAAGGGAAGGAACCCAGAACGAGTGAAGCACGTCTGCTGTCTTCGCTTCAATTGTAATGGTCTTGCCTTTTGGAATAACCAGCTCCTGCGCCGTCTTGATGCCCAGATCCGGATACTCGAATTCCCACCAATATTGATGTGAAGTTACTATTACTTTAACCGCATCTGGATCGTTTGAATGATCCTTTGACAGGTTAAATACGGTCTGAACGGTAGGAACACCCAAAATAATCAAGAGAATAATAGGAATTACGGTCCAAATAATCTCTAGCTTGTGGCTACCTTCGACCTGCTTGGGAATCGACTTATCTCCCTTACGTCTGCGAAAACGGACAATGACAAACAAACAAAGTGCAAATACAATCACTACTACACCGATCATGATTGAAAATGCGAGCTTCATCAATCCGAATTGCTCTTGCGCTACGGGCCCCTGGGGATTCAGCGCGGATAGATCTGCTCGTCCGCATGCTGACAGCACCAATACCATCAAGGCCAGAAGCGGCGCAAGCCGTTTAAAAAACTGCCACCGATTCATCAATAATCAACCCCACTTTTGACGTTTTTGCAGCTGTAAACACCCCGAAATTGTGGCAAACTGCTTGTTTTTAAGCTAATAAAAAATGACAACTTCTGCGACCTTAATACCTTATTAAATATAAAGTTGAAGCCCTTATTTGTCAATGTTCCACAGAGAGTTCACAAATTGTTCGCAAAGCTGTCAAATTCGTTATTTTAAAGCGCTTTTTTCGAGAATCGCGGGCTTTCCGTTCACAAAGTCAAATCTGTATAGCTTTTCCTGCGTATATTTAATCGTTCCCTACAAACCCTATTCTTATTACAGCAGGAATGGAGGACATCTAAATGCCAAAAAAACGAATGTTTTATGCATTGTTATGCAGCGCCCTCCTCGTATGCTCATCGACTGCCTGCAACTACGAGCAGCGGGTACAGGACAGCGACTACGATTATGGCAGCAGGCAAGCTGGCGATCCCAAAATGCTGGGCAGCAAAATGTATGGAACGACGACGAACAATCCGCATCAGCATGACAATGCTTTTTTCGAATACAGCAATACGTTGTCTAAGAAGGTGACCAACTTAAATGGCGTGGCCGCGGCGAACGTCATGCTGACCGACAAAAATGCTTATGTCGGCATCGTGCTTGATTGGACCGCTGTCGGTACAAGAGGGGCTGGAGGCAATCGGGAGCAGTTGAACGGCGGAAAGCCAGAGGACGCCTATAACACGAGCCGTGTCAGCCCGCTTGAGGACAATCGGCTGCTCGTCAAGCCTTATCAGTCGTATTTCTCGGTCAACGACCACAATGAGCTGTCCCCGGAGCTTAAGCAAACGATCGCCACGCGTATTCGCGAGCTTGCCCCGATGGTGCAGGAGGTGCACATATCCGCCAATATGGATTTCGTGAATAAGCTGAATGATTATGCAGTGGAGTCGTGGGGAGGACGATCACTGACCCCGCATGTGGATGCTTTCAACACTTTGGTGAAATATCAATTCGTCGGCGGCCAGGAAATGCCCAAGCCAATTACTTCCAAAAAAACACCATAAAGATGAGCCTCGCATTTGTATATCAAAAAAACTCTTCTATTATATATGCTGATGCAACGCAACATTGATGAAGGGGACCTTTAAGCAGGGTCCCCTTTTCGCTGTTTCAGCATGATGAATAGACACAGCAGCATGGCAGCAAACGACCAAACAGCCATTGCACTATAAAGTTTCGTCCCGCCATACTGATCAATGAACCACCCTCCGACGGTCGCCGATATGATGCTCGAAACTCCAAAAAGCAGCACCGCTAGCACCGTCTGGCCCGTCGCCTTCCATTCCTCAGGTACAAGCTTATACAAATATTGAATCGACGCCGCATAAAACAGCACAAAGGAGACCCCTTGCAGCAGTTGCAGCCATATCAGAGCAGCAGGATCAGTGACGACAGCAGACAGCGCAAAGCGCAGCGCATAGCAACTAGCAGCAGCGGCGATAACAGCCAGCTCTTTTCCCGGTTTAATGAAATAATGGCTAATGGCGAAAAAAACAACTTCTATAATCGTCATAACGGTCCAGGCTTGCCCGACTAACTGGACATCGCCGCCCAAGCTTTTAATATACAGGCCGATATAATTATCATTCATCCGGTGCGGCACCGCTAGAAACAGGACAAGTCCGAGAAACCATAGCGTCTGCTTGCTTCTGAAAAACAAGCCGATCTCCCTCAGCGCCATCGGTTTGGCAGTTGCCGGCACTTCCGCAAGCAGGCTGCACAGCAGCAAGGTGATGACCCCATACACGAGGAATAATACCGCCAAGCTGCCGATGCCATAGTGCTTGCCTGCATAGCCAATGATAGAAGATGCCATCGCAAAACCAAGTGAGCCAAACATCCGGATCGAGCCGAAATTGACCTTATATTGAAGGGACACACGATAATTAAAGCTTTCTACCAAAGGGTCCGTCGGCATGAAGAAGAAATACATCAAGCTAATGCCTACAAACAACGGCACCAGCTCCGTGGAGCGATAGAGCAGTCCGCCGATTACGACAGATACCGCAATAAGCAGCAGCAACACCTTTTTGATTACCTTGTATTTGTCGCTTATCATTCCCCAAAGCGGCTGGGATACGACCCCAATGAGGCTGCCCAGCCCCAGCATCAACCCAATATTCGTGGCGCTAATATCGCGTTCAGCCAAATAAATAGGCAGAAAGGAGAGAAATAATGCAAACAGCGAGAAATAGAAGTAATTGTATGCGCGCAAAAATAAAACCTGTCTCATAGCC from the Paenibacillus sp. BIHB 4019 genome contains:
- a CDS encoding ABC transporter ATP-binding protein is translated as MKPLKIEQIYKQYGDKTAVNGISLEVGEGEIYGLLGANGAGKTTTMRMVLGLIFPDGGQILYNGKPYSHNQLQMLGYLPEERGMYPRVRVSDQLLYLAKLRGMSKRDADQSLKYWLEKFGVPEYYNKKLEELSKGNQQKIQFIASVIHKPKIVILDEAFSGLDPVNVELLKAAVKELREEGTTMLFSTHRMEHVEELCRNITIMHRSNAVLQGNLKELKGQYPRERVMLGTERTVKGLETLEGVTNVQRNESGYELRIENEAAGGLILRHAMEQTEVRRFEIMEPTLNEIFIKLVGEKHE
- a CDS encoding ABC transporter ATP-binding protein; translation: MSNDIAIRIQEVELRRERFQLGPLSLEVPKGCVTAIVGPNGSGKSSTFRMLLNLIKPDKGELSLLGHSIADQKDTGWKNKIGYVPELFGSHENKLRASDKTDFVRKWYPNWDINLYREILRMFEVDDSIKLGKMSKGTRRKYEFALVLAHHPELLLLDEPSSGFDPLAWRSMMSFLHNYMNDGQRTILMASHIVDEVKRLADYIVFMAQGRILGMYEKDELLSSWHMFYVSGSELVGKDVKSIPGKCMVEDAGGGNLRIVTRQAMETERWCEREHIAIMGRKALDLDDILAVLIEQDRQHIRA
- a CDS encoding GntR family transcriptional regulator, which translates into the protein MWLPIQINEQSAEPLYYQIEVQLRALIVSGQLAEGMLLPSIRELAQSLKCSVITVRRVYQDLESEGLLRTRQGTGTYVAAVEQDDRDRYRLVAVVEAFEIAITAGQRVKCSREELEQIFREQLEKRFKDNV
- a CDS encoding FMN-dependent NADH-azoreductase is translated as MSTVLFVKANDRGLDQAVSVKLYQAFLDTYKETHPNDNVTELDLFQEELPYLNADMINGKFKAARGYELTPEEQAAVNVSSKYIDQFLAADKVVFGFPLWNLTIPAVLHTYIDYIYEAGKTFKYTEQGPVGLIPDKKVALLNARGGVYSEGPAAAAEMSLNYIRNIMQFFGVTNFEIVVAEGHNQKPNEAEAIVAYAIEEAKAAAARF
- a CDS encoding response regulator transcription factor, with product MKIKLLLVDDHQIVLKGIAFFLNLQPDFEIVGEAANGKEAVEKAAELQPDMILMDLQMPVMDGIEASRIIAEQHPAIKVLVLTSFSDRGHIVPALQTGAIGYMLKDVAPDQLAEAIRSAYKGNIQLHPDISGVLIGGGTPAGRFERTEDRLLHPPLPLQSEPDSTRVKSDQLAFTSLTPREIEVLRQLMKGKSNKEIARALVVAEKTVKTHVSSILSKLDVTDRTQAALRGIHYLGPES
- a CDS encoding GAF domain-containing sensor histidine kinase; protein product: MSREIRADELAALKEIAEMLNSMNDMKVMLNAVLVKLLEVTSFTTGWIFLLDEHSDSICAAAQNLPSTLAANDNAAMCGEGCWCTESYRQNKLNRAVNIIECSRIVYAAEYNAGDRGGLTHHATVPLKAGAESFGLLNAAQAGKEFFSNEELALLQAVAYQIGTAIKRIRLYQAQERNALLYAKLGDVITRIHAVQDISQLPLKAVEHISAAFDWPQIALFVYEQDNLSLRAYYDGEQTREGWQQLNCGNGGVVADAFHHNRLIVVADSKEEAVVPLTAKGLKAFTSAAAIPLRRGSCPFGVLFISSNDSGQFDHYHEEFMYALGEHLTLSIDNLRVNEQRRELARMEERIRMARDLHDSVMQKIFSLSFIAKGAEKILGGKEPIVERSLQEMASLSQETLREMRTLIWQLHPAGLENGLLPALKQYGERMDLVVHAEAEGLKELPRALEEGLWRIGQEGLNNIRKHSGAEAAYIRLVKSEREVTLEIEDHGRGFTPKQLQGQTMGMLSMRERAEALGGEFIIHSEMGQRTVIRASIPLAAEEGG
- a CDS encoding DUF420 domain-containing protein, which codes for MDWYFILPTISTSFIVISAILVAIGWALIIKRKVEAHKKVMIAAAIAAIIFFIIYSSRTIVVGNTTWGGPDSMHLYYVVFLIFHITLATVAAVFGITTLVLGFKSKYAKHRKWGRVTSIIWFFTAITGVIVYVLLYLLYPGGHTKPMIDAIFGL